From Solanum stenotomum isolate F172 chromosome 2, ASM1918654v1, whole genome shotgun sequence:
ACAGTCTCTTCtcaaaacacaaactcaagatttggcaaacaaagttgtgaatttctgaaaattcataagcttAAAAGGAAAGGTtaacttcaaggaagaacaatGATCATGCTCAACaaagggacctgatagagtgCTGAAGCGTCTTTGTTGAGTTTGAGCTTTGTGTCTATCATTTTATAAGGTTCATTTCAATAGACACAACCTTAGTTTTTTGTATcttgaaaattctcaagaacaCAAGCAAAAATCCCATCTATCAAGAAGTATTATCCTCAAGAGCACCTGATAGAGCTGCAAACTGTCTAGTTGTCTTAGGATTATATCTTTCGTGCTTATATTGTAAATTTACTCCTTTttgggtatgtagcaagagttaatgggaaatggagggaagatgaaaagagaggaacttggAAGTTGGAAACTTTAAgagttgggaacttgaaaagtcctcttatgctttagtGAAAAGACATTTCTCCCTCATCGgtagtggaaagaaaaataggagagtttaaatatagaaacactcctattaattgttaaaagggttggaaagagggaccccctaGCTTTGTCGTCGTTCGCTCGGCTTCGGTTTCGGAAAatgatcgagagattattttttggacaaagtttgttttaattatttagttagttaattagttaattaaccaaaacgtttcaattatttagttaattgaACGACTTGACTTGGATTCGCGCGcgacccattttattttttcccgCTGTTGGAAGTGAatgttctgaaaggttgcaactttcaggaaCAACCATGActgtttgaaaggttgcaaactttcatgaatggtcgtgtggattctgaaagggttgcaacctttcggaaccagttcctttttcctataaatacattgattcttCAGACTTTTTCTTACgaatttttttgatttcttttttttttcttttgcacaaaatttcttcgtgtactttactactgttgagtggttcgctgacactaGAGTTTTGGGTATCATCATTCTATcttgggaggacatattccaaatcaaacctcagatactagaggggaataatttccttaaggggacactgatGCATTCAGTTGCTTGATCTTTTCTattctgtttttccagattctggtacGTTGTTACAACTTTTagtttgtaaattaatttatgttcttctgcTCTTCGCTagttcattaaactttggtaacttcgtgtttctgcaaaatTTATTGGAATCAGTACTACTGTTTTTAAACATAGATTGGCAACATTCCTAATCTATAAAGGAATTAGATCGTTGTTCAGTTCATCTAAAAGTCTAGATTGATGTTAACTGATTTAGTGGGTAGTGTTGTCTTTGCTTACTCAAATTCTAAATCATCTAGGAGCTAGCTGATTTAGTAGGCAATTTTGTATCTGCTTAGTTAAAATCTTAGTTGTCTAGGGTGAATTAGTGGGCAGTGTGGTATCTACTTAGGCTCAGTAAGTAATAGGCGTATTACTTAGCTTTGATATTAAGAGGTTAATCTCGTTGGTGGTTGTAATCTGTGTTTCacttttgcttgagaagattagtgaaaacagTTGAAAATCCTGTGTGACAGGTCGTgattttactcccttgagcaaggaggtttccacgtaaactgCTGGTGTTgttttttgttcattatttaGTCTTCATTACTGCTCTTGCTaagtcaagggacctggtccgttGGCTGATAGTGGACGCACTTATTCTATCAAGGAGTAATTGATGAtatcttcaaaattttaattttcttagaaaaataattagttttgttatcaataattcaataatagTGATCGATGACAGTGGCAGCACCACTCCTAAAACTCCACACGAAGAGAGTACTGCTGAATCACCCGAGTATATATCAATCTCAAATTAGCTATTTGAATGAACTCCTACAGTATCCATTCTGCCTTTTCCAGTGTTATTTCACTCCAAGACAATTCTGTTACAGCAACTAAGTCTAGAATTACTTCTtaactatttttcttcttatattaaCTCAGAAACATGTATTACGTATTCCGAATACAGGCCTCATATTGGCATTGCATCTCCCTTTTTCTAGTATTGTAATGAAAATGATGCTCTCAATACTTCATATTTCACTGTCCAGTAAATGCGAATCTACCAACCTAAGATGCATATGTTAAGAGATCATGATCATCGATTAGCAATATCAATATATCATGATGTGAGTGGTATaggaaatagtttaaatataccccTATACTACatgaaatagtttaaatataccccTAGTTATTCTTTCGAGCTAAATATACTCCTCCCGTTATACTTTCGAGCTAAATATACCCTTATGACTAACAGAGGACACATGTAAGGTTAAGATTAAAAGAActattcaatttaaaataaaacaaattcgGATACAACCCGCCCCACCTCAATAACCCGGTCTAATCTATAACATTGACCCAcccaatttttctttcaaacaagGAAACCTAACGTCCATTGAGTACCCTCCATTGGCACATACACTAACAGGATCCTCCCACTTTGGttcgattttatttttaaaacaatgaTAATCAAGCTCAACTCATGGTAAGTTTCCCATGTTATGTTGGATGTCCCAAAATAAATGAGACTTTCAGATCAAGCTCAATGTCTAGGACTCTGAAATTCGCCCAGAAGGTCAAGCACGAGTAGTAGTAAAATTCTTGTTGCTAGTGAAGTTTGAAACTAGCTACTTCGTTATTCCACAAATTTTCAGTTttcccctatatatatatatatatatatatatatatatatttccaatCATTATCGTtccaaaataacattttttatttcaaatcttACAAGTTTGTACTCGTTTTATCTAATTTTgattgttgatattgttgttttcCTCACCTGTGGCTAATGTTCGAATTAGACAAGAAAAAATAGCTCCGAAGAGAACTCAATTGGACATTAGGATAACTTGTTTGGAAGATAAATTATGTGTTAGGTCAGGTTATTGGGGCGGGGCGGGTTAGAatgtgatttattttaaattgaatagttcttttagggtgtgtttggtatgaaggaaaatgttttcctggaaaacaagttgatttttgacttattttctcatgtttggttggtgagtaaaaaatattttccggaaaagatttaTAGTGTTTTatttaagaatgaaaaatatttttgagaaatatctattatttttactagagtagaaaataaattttgaaattgaaaatagtttttaaaaacaaacttgaattttttttgggggtgggtgAGGGGGGGGGGGGNNNNNNNNNNNNNNNNNNNNNNNNNNNNNNNNNNNNNNNNNNNNNNNNNNNNNNNNNNNNNNNNNNNNNNNNNNNNNNNNNNNNNNNNNNNNNNNNNNNNNNNNNNNNNNNNNNNNNNNNNNNNNNNNNNNNNNNNNNNNNNNNNNNNNNNNNNNNNNNNNNNNNNNNNNNNNNNNNNNNNNNNNNNNNNNNNNNNNNNNNNNNNNNNNNNNNNNNNNNNNNNNNNNNNNNNNNNNNNNNNNNNNNNNNNNNNNNNNNNNNNNNNNNNNNNNNNNNNNNNNNNNNNNNNNNNNNNNNNNNNNNNNNNNNNNNNNNNNNNNNNNNNNNNNNNNNNNNNNNNNNNNNNNNNNNNNNNNNNNNNNNNNNNNNNNNNNNNNNNNNNNNNNNNNNNNNNNNNNNNNNNNNNNNNNNNNNNNNNNNNNNNNNNNNNNNNNNNNNNNNNNNNNNNNNNNNNNNNNNNNNNNNNNNNNNNNNNNNNNNNNNNNNNNNNNNNNNNNNNNNNNNNNNNNNNNNNNNNNNNNNNNNNNNNNNNNNNNNNNNNNNNNNNNNNNNNNNNNNNNNNNNNNNNNNNNNNNNNNNNNNNNNNNNNNNNNNNNNNNNNNNNNNNNNNNNNNNNNNNNNNNNNNNNNNNNNNNNNNNNNNNNNNNNNNNNNNNNNNNNNNNNNNNNNNNNNNNNNNNNNNNNNNNNNNNNNNNNNNNNNNNNNNNNNNNNNNNNNNNNNNNNNNNNNNNNNNNNNNNNNNNNNNNNNNNNNNNNNNNNNNNNNNNNNNNNNNNNNNNNNNNNNNNNNNNNNNNNNNNNNNNNNNNNNNNNNNNNNNNNNNNNNNNNNNNNNNNNNNNNNNNNNNNNNNNNNNNNNNNNNNNNNNGGTTGGGGgatggtttgagggtagggacaaaataaattgattttttcaacaaaaaaataattgtaatttgaagttggaagagagttttggaaaatgttttccttaagttttgaggggaagtcattttccttaaatttgaggaaaatgaattgatttggaaaacatttagcccaaccaaacatgagaaaattggaaaacattttcgaaaaatgttttccttcgtaccaaacacacccttaatctTAATCATTCATGTGTCCTCTGTTAGTCATAAGTGTATATTTAACCCGGAAGTACAACGGGAGGGGTATATTTAGCCCAAAAATATAACTAggggtatatttaaactatttcatATAGTATAGGGGTATATTTGGCCCTTGGCCATAAATAATATAGTAAGTCAATAACACGCGATATAAACAACACCAACCAACATTTAAGTACCAAACACTAAACTCTAGTGCTATGTAATTTGTAACAATTGCTCAAATAAATCCATCAAGTATCATGCCAATACCAGTCTGTCATAGGATACCACAACCAGTGGCGTAGCCAGGAATTTAATGAATGGTGTCCAAActtttaatagtattttttttaaaaaagcaacgatttaaattaccaaaacaaataatcaaGTTAAGCaatgtttaattaaatataggaatattttaaatagaattacaagtgtataattttaaactaacataaagaaataaactactattgaaaacataatttaaatatattattacaatTGTACTCGACGAGGTTTTATATCCTGAAACGTTTTTATAATAGACACATTAGAAATAGTAcgaaatactttcttttctacATAAGGCACTATACAACCGTCTAAAAACTCATCATCCATTCGATTTCGCAAGtcatttttagagtatttaaaTCAATGCTTTGTTTTTTAGAAGAATGTGACAACATCTCTAATTGATCTACCGTTGTTTCTTTATTTGGTTGTCTTAGAGAAGTCGAACTTTTTTTTGGTACTCTATTATAATAATTCCTCATGTctattgaaacttgaaactaaaatattaagttggttatttttattataaaataagagAACGAGAAGAAAAATCAGAGAGAATTATTGAGATtctattcttaataatattgtGATATGATTTGGGTAAATGAGTCTCATAtttataaagaaagaaaacctTGTTCCATAAGgaagaaatattaaaatttaaggaaatcttattccataaggaaaaggtattaaaatttaaggaaataattcaattttaattgaaaaaaatccacaagaaaaagtattaaatttaacGAAATCTTATTCTACAAGGAaaagatattaaaatttaaggaaataattcaattttaattagaaaaaaatagttagtaGAGCCGGGATTCGAACTTGAGTCTTGGGAGACCTTCATGATACTATTAACCACCAAGCTACTAAacttttatgttaaaatcatgcatgtttatttacttaattgaattcaagaagtcaaaataattacagaaaaagaaaacaacccTGCGGGGAATCGAACCGGGATAAAGAGTAGGATTGCACAGGCTATTGCCAACTCCACTGCGCATCACTTTGTTATTTGAGGGGGTCCAAATTctatatatatcaatataaagtcaaaattttacgtgtatatataatataatttttcgatgaagggtgtccaattggacaccctggAGCCTACGTGGCTCCGCCCCTGACCACAACACATGGTTGAAGCTGCATCACAAACTCTATTGCTAAAATAAGCCGATCTAAAAGCTCGATTGAAGGAATATAAAAGAAACCAAAATTATAAACCCATATCGAACCCAACCCATTGATGGTTCGTCAAAAACATCATTATAACCATAAGCTGTCATATTATTGCTATGTTGGCCATAAAAGAAGGCCAACAAATGAAGAGATATATTAGAACGCTATTACTGTTACTGCACTCCACACATGTAGTTACTGCTTAGTGTTTTTACTGCATAGctgcactattttttttttctttttttgaatgtGATAATGAGtgaatgtgaaaaaaaaaattagtgaaaaTAATCTAACAATTTCATTGAAAATATGTTTTAGATGTTATTTTCATACCATCTTTGATCGCTACAGATGCCTTAAAAACTAATCCATTTCCTTGTAGAAGTTGGTCAAGCTCAAATCAATCTTTACAAAAGGACAAGGgtgaaataaagaaagaaaaaagttgtCTTTGccaaataaaaatcaagagagTTATTCCAAGCGAGGCCAACCTATTCAAAGAGATCGAGAAAGCGGAAGAAAGAAGTTCTAGAGTTAGAATTTCATTTGTGTTTTAGAGTTGCATTGATTCATCTTTGAATCAGTGTTTAGAGGTTGTTCTTGGAGAGTAGAGTCATTGAGTGAGCTGTATCAAGAAGTGGGTTTGACTTCTTGCAGAGTAGAGTCTTGAGTGAGTTGTACCAAGAAGTGAGTTTGACTTCTTGGAGAGTAGGCTCTTCGATTATAGTTAATCAATACAGAGTATAGGTACTAGAGTTAATTAGTTCCTTGATTATTGAGTTGTAATCTTAAGTTGTgcttgaagaaaataaaattgtggtGTGGTTTTTCCCTTCCTTGAGGGAGGAAGGTTTCCACGATAAAATCTTTGTTTTATTGTGTTGTGTCTTTACTTAGGCAATTTTACAAGAACCTGGTTCTTTATTAGGGGTGAGGTCTCTTCAGTAGGAATTTAGGAGTGAATGAGATGGTTTGATtatgaaaactgattttctacacgtttagggTAATTTGGATGACTTTCTATAGGTTTCTAGGACAATAATACCCTTAAAAAAATGAGCTGGGAGTTAGGATTTTACTCCAGCAGACAATGAGGTCTGTATTCACTTCGTAACACGGATCATCGCGAAGTTATTGTTAGGTTAGAGCGTCTCCAGTAAATCAACCATGATGTTTTACTCAGAACTCTAAttgaggcaaacttggtggcgttggaaagatgattcATAGAACtataatttgataggttatatGCCACCTCATTCATTATATTCTGAGAGATATGATTGTctgaagttgacctaagtatAATCTTATATTGAAACTCAATCGGTAAGAAAGATTTCAATTTAACTTTGTGCTCGAAGATTCTAGTGACCtcaattgatatccaaaatcattccccaACTAAAGAATTAACCTTAGCACCTAAGAAACATTAAGAATCACTCAGCGCGACCTTATATGAATGAAGAATAGAACGGGTCTTAACTTATAAATATTCGGGGTGTAACAATCAAGATTTAACATGTGAAACCTGTTGGGAGTTTATTTGCCCTGacttcttaccataaataggttttccttttagggaaatgttttaatattttgagtagtcattttcttgtaggaaaggttttagtactctataaatatatgattgtttcttctaacttaatcaacattcacaatgtagtcctagggttttAAGAGTTACGATTGTGGTGGAGAATTTTGtgtacctccttgtattccAAGGGAATTGATTGAGGTTGTTTCTccctatattttgtactctcatatttatagtggattgcttatctcctttgtggacgtaggtcaaTTGACCAAACCACGTCAAATCTGTCCCTTTGGTGTGATTCTCGTTTGTCTTTTTACTCGTGGTCTTacgaggtttgctttgctagcttccgcgTTACACCTGATTATTTTCGGccctaacaagtggtatcagagccagatTCAATGATGGAGTCAGAGCCATGGTTCAATGATGGGGCCAGGTTAGAGATGAGTGTTCATTTTGGCGGGTGTAATTTTGGCCGCAACCTTTTTGACAGTAATGCAGATCTTTGTTGGAGAAATTGTTTCAGAGAGGTTCTCTATGTCGAGATGTAGATTTGAAGGAGGAGATTATGGAGAAGAGATGCAAAATTCTAAAGATTAATGTGAAGAAGGtggaaaaatttattttgtcagaaattcaggccaagggggagatttgttgggatttatttcccctgatttcttaccataaataggtattccttttaggaaaagcttttaatattttgagtagtccttttcttgtaggaaaggttttagtactctatgaatatatgtttgttccttctaacttaatcagcattcacaatgtaCTCCTAGGGTTTTAAGAGTTACGATTGTGGGGGAGAATTTTGtgtacctccttgtattccgagGGAATTGATTaaggttgtttctctctatattttgtactttgatatttatagtggattgctcatctcctttgtggacgtaggtcgattgaccgaaccacatTAAATCTGTCCCTTTTGGTGTGTTTgttgtttgtcttcttactcgtgcCTTCTTATGGTTTACCTAAATTTCACTTACAAATATACTATCTTGACTTTTATTTTGTACCCAAAAATTATCTTCCTATCAAATCttcacattaattcatcttCTATTGGGTTTGACTCCACAAGGGCCAAACCAACTCTTTCAAGAAGGCTAACAAATGAAGAGATATGCAACAAAAATCTTGACTTGCAGAAATAGATAACACAAACATTTACATGGACTATGATGGATGTCAAGAGGCTTAACAAAACATAGTAAGTTAGTTTCTGAGCTGCCAGTTAATATGATGTTTTTTGTTTACCTGGtttcttttgtaatttcatTTGAGATTGTAAATTAACTTTTATATGCTTTTGTAATTTCATTTGAGTGGTTTTGATTGCCCTAGAGGAGCCTTTCTCATAATTTAATGGcatatttgaacttttttccttataataataataatatgttgtTGAATTTAAATTGGGAAACTTCTAAAAACTTTTGCAAATAGTCAAGTCAAGGTTGTGGAAACAAAGCATATGTGTGAGTGGCTGTGAATAATTAGGAACTTCGTAGAAATGAATTTCTTGATATTTAgtgtaatttaatttgttatagtAGGTTAATTATTACTCTTTCCGTTCcaatttacttgtcaaatatttttttaatttgatgtcCCTTTTTACTCgtcaattttgacaaatcaagacaggacaaaaaatgttttcctattatatcctcaatttattaacattgagttaatgtctttaaaaaatgtagtgagtaaatatatttgggatctcattaattaatagagttaaaatggtaaactcactacaccaattattattttcttaatagccgtgtcaaatcaaaatttgacaactaaaaaggaactGGCGATATATTTAGCTTAAGTTACTTCTTAATGTTATTAAATAGAGttgacataatatataaacatgtcATTTTACTTgatcttaattaatatttatgcCCTCGGAGTGTTCACAAGTGGACTGACTTTTCTTTGGTTTTgtgaaaataatgcatgcaaGTTGTCAGGTACTATTACTAAGTCTTTGAAAATGATGATTTCAATCAATTTCCCTACCACTCAGTTTACGCAATTCACCTACATTCTTGTGTTTAATTTGTCAATGTATGTCTCAATATGATGACATTTCAATTAAAGTTTGTGGAAATCACAACCATTTAACTTTATTACTatgcatataaaaaaagaaatcattttaTCTATAATTGTTAGaatatatgataaatatattctAGATATTCTGATTTATTAGAATATCTGATAAAGATATTCTGATTCTTTATATATATCACATTAGTTAAGTGTATATTTAGTTCCTATTATAGCTAGTTAGTTTCCTTAATTATAGTCTTGTATTGATTGTATATAAACCCATTGATATCAATGAAATAAGCAAGGGATTAAACTCTTTCATGGTATCAGATTTCTAGGGGCAAACCTTCCGCTTCCTCttcaaccccccccccccttctcTTCTTCGTCTCTTCTTTATCATCATGTCGGAATAAAAAATCTTCCTTTCACCCTGCTTTTGATGTATCCAACATCAAGAACCATGTTCCCATCGCTCTTGAGATGGAGAATGTCCAGTATTCCACATGGGCGGAACTATTTAAGATTCACGCACGATCCCATCGAGTTCTTGACCATATTATTCCTTCGGCAAAGGACAAGGAGAAAATGCCGAaaacaaaagaggagaaagaactTTGGTCGACTCTTGATGCTACTGTTCTACAGTGGATCTATGCCACTATATCTCATGATCTTCTACATATGATTCTTGAGCCTGACACCACGACAGTGGAGGCTTGGAATAGATTGCGTGACATATTCCAAGATAAAAAACACTCTCGTGCCGTCACCCTTGAGTACGATTTCACTCATGTGAACATGGAGGATTTTCCAAGTGTCTCTGCCTATTGTCAGCACCTCAAATCTTTGTCGGACCAACTCAAGAATGTCAGTTCTCCCGTCGACAACAATAGACTAGTTCTTCAACTGGTCTCTGGCCTCACTGAACCTTACAAAGGTGTGGCCACTCTCATTCGCCAATGTGATCCTTTACCCAAATTTTATCAGGCCCGTTCGATGCTCACTCTTGAAAAGGCCGGCCTTGCTAAGAAG
This genomic window contains:
- the LOC125856148 gene encoding uncharacterized protein LOC125856148, whose product is MENVQYSTWAELFKIHARSHRVLDHIIPSAKDKEKMPKTKEEKELWSTLDATVLQWIYATISHDLLHMILEPDTTTVEAWNRLRDIFQDKKHSRAVTLEYDFTHVNMEDFPSVSAYCQHLKSLSDQLKNVSSPVDNNRLVLQLVSGLTEPYKGVATLIRQCDPLPKFYQARSMLTLEKAGLAKKAAHSSSSAMVARESIGSHDIVDHSSSHRNTNGGKRNQ